The proteins below come from a single Leptidea sinapis chromosome Z, ilLepSina1.1, whole genome shotgun sequence genomic window:
- the LOC126978971 gene encoding uncharacterized protein CG1161-like, with product MLRLSSLLILTVFLGYVSASYEDKRCKCVCPSPATVLNNTVGSDRKLYIGNVPPNMCNCDGLILPRVGDLVKGREQEFCPRCECKYENRNTTIIKVVVIIVLWVIMLLVAYMGFLICLDPLINKRAKASYQEHTNEDDESTLGGPSQPISSRGNVLNRVTHQQDKWKRQVREQRRNIYDRHTMLN from the exons ATGTTGAGATTATCTAGCTTATTGattttaactgtttttcttGGTTATGTTTCA GCATCGTATGAAGATAAACGATGCAAATGTGTTTGTCCAAGTCCAGCTACTGTTTTGAACAATACAGTGGGCTCAGACCGGAAGCTTTACATTGGAAATGTGCCCCCAAATATGTG TAACTGTGATGGACTTATTCTACCTCGTGTTGGAGACCTTGTGAAAGGACGTGAACAGGAGTTTTGTCCACGGTGTGAATGCAAATATGAGAATAGAAATACAACTATCATAAAG gttGTAGTGATAATTGTTCTCTGGGTTATTATGCTACTTGTTGCATACATGGGATTTCTGATATGCCTTGATCCATTGATAAATAAGAGAGCTAAAGCATCCTATCAGGAACACACCAATGAAGAT gATGAAAGTACACTAGGTGGACCATCTCAGCCGATTAGTTCACGTGGTAATGTTCTCAATCGTGTCACACATCAACAAGATAAATGGAAGCGACAAGTGAGAGAACAACGGCGCAATATTTATGATAGACATACCATGTTGAACTAG
- the LOC126978972 gene encoding putative protein 2 isoform X1, which produces MFEREIGHLNYMPNKLVYLIRMGQFYEDKRCRCVCPSPASIINKTQDKIFDRKLYIAYVPPSKCNCDGVILPLMSDEIRDNAQVFCPWCECKYETRNTTIIMVVVIIVLWILMLLTAYLIFLMILDPLVTKRKTETYSSNADEAQNLLLQEHDPED; this is translated from the exons ATGTTTGAAAGGGAAATTGGTCATTTGAACTATATGcctaacaaattagtttatttaattagaatg GGACAATTTTATGAAGATAAAAGATGTCGATGTGTGTGTCCTAGTCCAGCTtcaattataaacaaaacacaGGATAAAATTTTTGATCGGAAACTTTACATTGCTTATGTCCCACCAAGCAAATG CAACTGTGATGGTGTAATATTACCACTCATGAGTGATGAGATAAGAGATAATGCTCAAGTATTTTGTCCATGGTGTGAATGTAAATATGAGACTAGgaatactacaataattatg gttgtAGTGATAATTGTACTATGGATATTGATGCTACTTACAGCCTATCTTATATTTCTTATGATTCTTGATCCACTTGTTACCAAGAGGAAAACAGAAACTTATAGTTCCAATGCTGATGaa gCACAAAATCTTCTTCTGCAGGAGCATGATCCTGAAGATTAA
- the LOC126978972 gene encoding proton-transporting V-type ATPase complex assembly regulator TMEM9-like isoform X2, translating into MYTTKSLIYFIIIFICPAVLGQFYEDKRCRCVCPSPASIINKTQDKIFDRKLYIAYVPPSKCNCDGVILPLMSDEIRDNAQVFCPWCECKYETRNTTIIMVVVIIVLWILMLLTAYLIFLMILDPLVTKRKTETYSSNADEAQNLLLQEHDPED; encoded by the exons atgtatacaacaaagtcattaatatattttattattatctttatctgCCCTGCAGTATTG GGACAATTTTATGAAGATAAAAGATGTCGATGTGTGTGTCCTAGTCCAGCTtcaattataaacaaaacacaGGATAAAATTTTTGATCGGAAACTTTACATTGCTTATGTCCCACCAAGCAAATG CAACTGTGATGGTGTAATATTACCACTCATGAGTGATGAGATAAGAGATAATGCTCAAGTATTTTGTCCATGGTGTGAATGTAAATATGAGACTAGgaatactacaataattatg gttgtAGTGATAATTGTACTATGGATATTGATGCTACTTACAGCCTATCTTATATTTCTTATGATTCTTGATCCACTTGTTACCAAGAGGAAAACAGAAACTTATAGTTCCAATGCTGATGaa gCACAAAATCTTCTTCTGCAGGAGCATGATCCTGAAGATTAA